The following are from one region of the Stigmatella ashevillena genome:
- a CDS encoding serine/threonine-protein kinase, producing MRRWQYRTSPACGLLAGVQTGSAKTVEVPSRRYGRYRLRSRLGEGGMAEVFLADAVDSRGQPFSVALKLMRKDVSVEAFADEADLMGVLDHPNLVRKLEDGEAFGRPFIAIEFLSGGDLERLLRTHERLLRRVPLGMAIHICIEVLRALAYFHQARTRSGRPLELVHGDITPSNIFFSGEGEVKLGDFGVAKSRGADIGPQDGILAGKLHYLAPEQTRGEPPTPASDLFALGIVLHELVVGTHPFLREETDEARVMAAIRAGKLNLPDALDRPLAQILRRALAPDTASRYHTAGEFAGALFAWLLDSGQSPSRLQLQDWLKTLSGPPLL from the coding sequence ATGAGACGGTGGCAGTACCGAACCAGCCCCGCCTGTGGCTTACTTGCGGGCGTGCAGACGGGCTCCGCCAAGACCGTGGAGGTTCCCTCCCGGAGGTATGGCCGGTACCGGCTCCGCTCTCGCCTCGGCGAGGGGGGCATGGCGGAGGTGTTCCTGGCGGACGCGGTGGACTCGCGGGGCCAGCCCTTCTCGGTGGCGCTCAAGCTGATGCGCAAGGACGTCTCGGTCGAGGCCTTCGCGGACGAAGCCGATCTGATGGGCGTGCTGGACCACCCCAACCTGGTGCGCAAGTTGGAGGACGGCGAGGCCTTCGGACGCCCCTTCATCGCCATCGAGTTCCTGTCCGGAGGAGACCTGGAGCGGCTGCTGCGCACCCATGAGCGGCTCCTCCGCCGGGTGCCCCTGGGCATGGCCATCCATATCTGCATCGAAGTCTTGCGCGCGCTCGCCTACTTCCACCAGGCGCGCACGCGCAGCGGCCGACCCCTGGAGCTGGTGCACGGCGACATCACCCCCTCCAACATCTTCTTCTCGGGAGAGGGCGAGGTGAAGCTGGGCGACTTCGGGGTGGCCAAGTCCCGCGGGGCGGACATCGGCCCGCAGGACGGCATCCTCGCGGGCAAGCTGCACTACCTCGCCCCAGAGCAGACACGCGGGGAGCCGCCCACCCCGGCCTCGGACCTGTTCGCCCTGGGCATCGTCCTGCACGAGCTGGTGGTGGGCACCCATCCCTTCCTGCGGGAGGAGACGGACGAGGCACGGGTGATGGCGGCCATCCGGGCGGGCAAGCTGAACCTGCCAGACGCCTTGGACCGCCCGCTGGCGCAGATCCTCCGCCGCGCGCTCGCGCCCGACACGGCCAGCCGCTACCACACGGCGGGAGAGTTCGCCGGCGCGCTCTTCGCCTGGCTCCTGGACTCGGGCCAGAGCCCTTCCCGACTCCAGCTCCAGGACTGGCTGAAGACGCTCTCGGGCCCGCCCCTGCTGTAG
- a CDS encoding DUF3106 domain-containing protein encodes MRRTLTIVGWMVVLLAGASSQAQEPERAPTAAERFEKLSPEQKDALRAKLREFKALPPEDQKRIRGNLERIQRMSPEERERLRANLSDFNRLSPAERQLLRERFGEFQNLSPERKAELRKRMREYLRAHPERREQMRENLRRWRQLSPEQRQELRDRMRERRRR; translated from the coding sequence ATGAGACGGACCCTGACCATCGTCGGGTGGATGGTGGTGCTGTTGGCGGGAGCCTCCTCCCAGGCGCAGGAGCCCGAGCGGGCGCCCACGGCGGCAGAGCGCTTCGAGAAACTCTCTCCCGAGCAGAAGGACGCCCTGCGGGCGAAGCTGCGCGAGTTCAAGGCCCTGCCCCCAGAGGACCAGAAGCGCATCCGGGGCAATCTGGAGCGCATTCAGCGCATGTCTCCCGAGGAGCGGGAGCGGCTGCGCGCCAACCTGAGCGACTTCAACAGGCTCTCCCCCGCGGAGCGCCAGTTGCTGCGCGAGCGCTTCGGCGAATTCCAGAACCTGAGCCCGGAGCGCAAGGCGGAGCTGCGCAAGCGGATGCGGGAGTACCTGCGCGCGCACCCGGAGCGGCGTGAGCAGATGCGGGAGAACCTGCGCCGCTGGCGCCAGCTGTCCCCCGAGCAGCGCCAGGAGCTGCGCGACCGCATGCGTGAGAGGCGACGCCGGTGA
- a CDS encoding anti-sigma factor family protein, whose amino-acid sequence MSCTFEEELTAFIDGELSPPRHAEIAVHLGTCAQCQSTEALLRGTLAKMALLPESIPSPATRRQVLAQVDALPPPLKERLLALLRPRVLVPALGLAAVMALAVYPRSRPGVDEADPGALELAANLELVEDYDVVGLDSFEDMEVVTHLHELEVQ is encoded by the coding sequence ATGAGTTGCACGTTCGAGGAGGAGCTGACGGCATTCATCGATGGGGAGCTGTCCCCCCCGCGGCACGCGGAAATCGCGGTGCACCTGGGAACGTGCGCGCAGTGCCAGAGCACCGAGGCCCTGCTGCGAGGCACGCTGGCGAAGATGGCGCTGCTGCCCGAGTCCATCCCCTCCCCCGCCACCCGGCGACAGGTGCTGGCCCAGGTGGATGCGCTGCCCCCTCCTTTGAAGGAACGGCTGCTGGCCCTGCTGCGCCCCCGGGTGCTGGTTCCCGCCCTGGGCCTGGCGGCGGTGATGGCGCTCGCGGTCTATCCGCGCTCACGGCCAGGGGTGGACGAAGCAGACCCAGGCGCGCTGGAACTGGCGGCGAACCTGGAGCTGGTGGAGGACTACGACGTGGTCGGATTGGACAGCTTCGAAGACATGGAGGTGGTCACCCACCTGCATGAGCTGGAGGTGCAGTGA
- a CDS encoding RNA polymerase sigma factor: MDEDSDAQVMLRVAAGDRKAFALLFDRYHASVARFAYRFVGDRARAEELTQDIFVKLYRNAKAYKPTAQFKTFLFRVATNHCLNEVRRGEYRVTRSTSSPADEDEKGVEAVDAQAERPDEAVAGRELERAVGEALQGMSERERAAFTMCRFEGMAYRDIATALEASEAAVKSLIHRATLAVARKVEALQAGIGPERSRA, from the coding sequence GTGGATGAGGATTCGGACGCACAGGTGATGTTGAGGGTGGCGGCAGGCGACCGGAAGGCGTTCGCCCTGCTGTTCGACCGCTACCACGCCAGCGTGGCGCGTTTTGCCTACCGCTTCGTGGGGGACCGGGCCCGGGCCGAAGAGCTGACCCAGGACATCTTCGTGAAGCTGTACCGGAACGCGAAGGCCTACAAGCCCACCGCCCAGTTCAAGACGTTCCTGTTCCGGGTGGCCACCAACCACTGCCTCAATGAGGTGCGCCGGGGGGAGTACCGGGTGACACGCTCGACCTCTTCACCGGCGGACGAGGACGAGAAGGGGGTGGAGGCAGTGGATGCCCAGGCGGAGCGTCCGGACGAGGCGGTGGCGGGGCGGGAGCTGGAACGGGCCGTGGGCGAGGCCCTGCAGGGGATGAGCGAGCGCGAGCGGGCGGCCTTTACCATGTGCCGCTTCGAGGGCATGGCCTACCGAGACATCGCCACGGCGCTGGAGGCGAGCGAGGCCGCCGTGAAGAGCCTCATCCACCGGGCGACGCTGGCCGTTGCCCGGAAGGTGGAAGCGTTGCAGGCGGGCATCGGGCCCGAGAGGAGCAGGGCATGA
- the recA gene encoding recombinase RecA, translating into MAVNSEKEKAIELAMSAVERQFGKGSIMRLGKDEPLMRDIQAISTGSISLDIALGVGGVPKGRIVEIFGPESSGKTTLCLHIVAEAQKRGGICGYIDAEHALDVGYARKLGVRTDDLLLSQPDTGEQGLEIAEMLVRSGAIDVLVVDSVAALVPKAELEGEMGDAHMGVQARLMSQALRKLTGTISKSQTCVIFINQIRMKIGVMFGNPETTTGGNALKFYASQRLDIRRIGAIKNGENVVGSRTRVKVVKNKVAPPFKEVEFDIMYGTGISREGDLIDLASNENIVEKSGSWFAFKGERIGQGRENAKDYLREHPDTYKEIEARVLEKYGVTKSAVAAVPDEPEPSGEGEKRPRVKAVK; encoded by the coding sequence ATGGCCGTGAATTCAGAGAAGGAGAAGGCGATCGAGTTGGCGATGTCCGCCGTCGAGCGTCAATTTGGCAAGGGTTCCATCATGCGGCTCGGCAAGGACGAGCCGCTGATGCGTGACATCCAGGCCATTTCGACCGGATCGATCTCGCTCGACATCGCGCTGGGGGTGGGCGGCGTTCCCAAGGGACGCATCGTCGAGATCTTCGGGCCGGAGTCCTCCGGAAAGACGACCTTGTGCCTTCACATCGTCGCCGAGGCGCAGAAGCGGGGCGGTATCTGCGGCTACATCGACGCGGAGCACGCGCTGGATGTGGGGTACGCCCGCAAGCTGGGCGTGAGGACCGACGACCTGCTGCTCAGCCAGCCGGACACCGGTGAGCAGGGGTTGGAAATCGCCGAGATGCTGGTCCGCTCGGGGGCCATCGATGTGCTGGTGGTGGACTCGGTGGCGGCCCTGGTGCCCAAGGCCGAGCTCGAGGGCGAGATGGGCGATGCGCACATGGGCGTGCAGGCCCGCCTGATGAGCCAGGCCCTGCGCAAGCTCACGGGCACCATCTCCAAGAGCCAGACGTGCGTCATCTTCATCAATCAGATCCGCATGAAGATCGGCGTGATGTTCGGCAACCCGGAGACGACCACGGGCGGCAACGCGCTGAAGTTCTACGCGTCGCAGCGTCTGGACATCCGCCGCATCGGCGCCATCAAGAATGGCGAGAACGTGGTGGGCAGCCGCACCCGCGTGAAGGTGGTGAAGAACAAGGTGGCGCCTCCCTTCAAGGAGGTGGAGTTCGACATCATGTACGGCACGGGCATCTCCCGCGAGGGAGACCTCATCGACTTGGCCTCCAACGAGAACATCGTCGAGAAGAGCGGCAGTTGGTTCGCCTTCAAGGGCGAGCGCATTGGCCAGGGCCGGGAGAACGCGAAGGACTACTTGCGGGAGCATCCGGACACCTACAAGGAGATCGAAGCCCGCGTCCTTGAGAAGTACGGCGTCACCAAGTCCGCGGTCGCGGCGGTGCCGGACGAGCCTGAGCCTTCGGGTGAGGGTGAGAAGCGTCCGCGCGTGAAGGCCGTGAAGTAG
- a CDS encoding alkaline phosphatase D family protein, producing the protein MGRPVSFRGAARHTDVLVARTGSTIDSAPAEALKARALEDSLSQKLHRRTLLQSIVAVAATTAFGCGEDEPGLGPSDRSRAYFPQSVASGEPRPDSVVLWTRAVDPEHGGDTALTLEVSEEESFGTFVLQLEVSASVAHDNAVKVKVTNLKPRTTYYYRFVYAHDGERFSSAVGRTRTAPAAGDDVPVKFVFASCQDYVGRYFNTWNRLLQLDEDLDFVMFLGDYVYETTGDPSFQSTNSLRSMTFSDPEGALVQKTGIFEYYAAASLSNYRELYKTLRSDVLLQRVHERYPFIVIWDDHEFSDDCWGAHATYKDERSSELQLDRKRNAEQAFFEFIPIDATPTGAAQGAIDVGSEPRFPDTRVYRDFEFGKHLKLIVTDYRTYRPDHLIAEDAYPGTVVMDGPTLTALGAAPAFASEQFAYINVDAPEYAQVKGALRQVYVQLATQAGAEDPQGKAETWVKGNLALAYVNPVLAQIGVASIPTTHQPRGMAYVHMGKVGLFDIRGSRYVVVKDTFDLYAQYRYATSGGASENVLGGPQETWLKERLAAQNTWKVIVSSVSLTPLVWDLRAKTDIPDATLRQRFTFNADGWDGFPTKRKELLQYVNAHAQNALFISGDIHAAYASVEEGVPALTTPAISSGVVKDLASTAVVAAGYAQGSSLYRYTIAELDQTLRASNPNIVFSNSEDHGFVVLEVRSNEALASFHLIPGGEVNKDYSQRGASELRNRFSRQDLRVQNGKISTL; encoded by the coding sequence GTGGGCCGCCCCGTGTCATTTCGAGGCGCGGCGCGTCACACGGATGTTTTGGTCGCCCGGACGGGAAGCACCATAGACTCCGCGCCCGCAGAAGCCCTCAAGGCCCGCGCATTGGAGGATTCCTTGTCCCAGAAACTGCATCGCCGCACCCTCCTTCAGTCCATCGTCGCTGTTGCCGCGACGACGGCATTTGGCTGTGGCGAGGATGAGCCGGGCCTCGGCCCGTCGGATCGGTCGCGCGCGTACTTCCCGCAATCGGTGGCATCCGGGGAGCCGCGGCCCGACAGCGTGGTGCTGTGGACGCGCGCGGTGGATCCAGAGCATGGGGGCGACACGGCGCTCACGCTGGAGGTGTCCGAGGAGGAGTCCTTTGGCACGTTCGTGCTCCAGCTCGAGGTCTCCGCGAGCGTCGCGCATGACAACGCCGTCAAGGTGAAGGTGACGAACCTCAAGCCTCGCACCACCTATTATTACCGCTTCGTCTACGCGCACGATGGCGAGCGGTTCTCCTCCGCGGTGGGCCGGACCCGCACCGCCCCCGCCGCTGGGGACGATGTGCCGGTGAAGTTCGTCTTCGCCAGCTGCCAGGACTACGTGGGCCGCTACTTCAACACCTGGAACCGGCTGCTGCAGCTCGACGAGGATCTGGACTTCGTCATGTTCCTCGGGGACTACGTGTACGAGACGACGGGGGACCCGTCTTTCCAGTCCACCAACAGCCTGCGAAGCATGACCTTCAGCGATCCCGAGGGGGCGCTGGTCCAGAAGACGGGCATCTTCGAGTACTACGCCGCCGCGTCGCTCTCCAACTACCGGGAGCTCTACAAGACCCTCCGCTCGGATGTGCTCCTGCAGCGGGTCCACGAGCGCTACCCCTTCATCGTCATCTGGGATGACCACGAGTTCTCCGACGACTGCTGGGGCGCGCATGCGACCTACAAGGATGAGCGCAGCTCCGAGCTGCAGCTCGACCGGAAGCGCAACGCGGAGCAGGCCTTCTTCGAGTTCATCCCCATTGATGCCACCCCCACGGGCGCGGCCCAGGGGGCCATCGACGTGGGCAGCGAGCCCCGCTTCCCGGACACCCGCGTCTACCGGGACTTCGAGTTCGGCAAGCACCTGAAGCTCATCGTGACCGATTACCGCACCTACCGGCCCGACCACCTCATCGCCGAGGACGCCTATCCGGGCACGGTGGTGATGGATGGGCCGACCCTGACGGCCTTGGGGGCGGCCCCGGCCTTCGCCTCAGAGCAATTCGCCTATATCAATGTGGATGCGCCCGAGTACGCCCAGGTGAAGGGGGCGCTGCGCCAGGTCTATGTCCAGCTCGCCACCCAGGCGGGGGCGGAGGACCCCCAGGGCAAGGCGGAGACCTGGGTGAAGGGCAATCTGGCGCTGGCGTACGTCAACCCCGTCCTGGCGCAGATTGGCGTGGCGTCCATCCCCACCACCCACCAACCCCGCGGCATGGCCTACGTGCACATGGGCAAGGTGGGCCTCTTCGACATCCGGGGCTCGCGCTACGTGGTGGTGAAGGACACGTTCGATTTGTACGCGCAGTACCGCTATGCCACCTCGGGAGGGGCCAGCGAGAACGTGCTGGGTGGCCCCCAGGAGACGTGGTTGAAGGAGCGGCTGGCCGCGCAGAACACCTGGAAGGTGATCGTCAGCTCCGTCTCGTTGACGCCGCTGGTGTGGGACCTGCGCGCCAAGACGGACATTCCGGACGCCACGCTGCGCCAGCGCTTCACCTTCAACGCGGACGGGTGGGACGGGTTCCCCACCAAGCGCAAGGAGCTGTTGCAGTACGTGAACGCCCATGCCCAGAACGCGCTCTTCATCTCCGGGGACATCCATGCCGCGTACGCCTCGGTGGAAGAGGGCGTGCCCGCGCTGACGACGCCCGCCATCTCGTCCGGCGTGGTGAAGGATCTGGCGAGCACGGCGGTGGTGGCCGCGGGCTACGCGCAGGGGAGCTCCCTTTACCGCTACACCATCGCCGAGCTGGATCAGACGCTCCGGGCGAGCAACCCGAACATCGTCTTCTCCAACTCGGAGGACCACGGCTTCGTGGTGCTCGAGGTGCGCTCGAACGAGGCGCTGGCCTCCTTCCACCTCATTCCCGGCGGCGAGGTGAACAAGGACTACTCGCAGCGAGGGGCGAGCGAGCTGCGCAACCGTTTCAGCCGCCAGGATCTGCGGGTGCAGAACGGGAAGATCTCCACCCTCTGA
- a CDS encoding GNAT family N-acetyltransferase — MQTSDVRPEIRPDVRLVPARAEHLDVWLEIRAGATSRRLLPLEEVPRESLLRRLSESSSDILDLQATSFRWMVESEGRIIGTVSARELSRFHGRVEVGYMLAEGSLGRGLGTRAVALLLERLYTIPSLHHIWLTTTVANLASQGVARKLGFRLEGVLRGHCIVQGERMDQQVWGLLRPEWEARRGELSLEPPRR; from the coding sequence ATGCAGACCTCTGATGTCCGGCCTGAGATCCGGCCTGATGTCCGGCTTGTCCCCGCCCGTGCCGAGCACCTCGATGTGTGGCTCGAGATCCGGGCGGGGGCCACCTCGCGCCGCCTGCTTCCCCTGGAGGAGGTTCCCCGGGAGTCGCTGCTGCGGCGCCTGAGCGAGTCAAGCAGTGACATCTTGGATCTCCAGGCCACGAGCTTCCGGTGGATGGTGGAGTCCGAGGGCCGCATCATCGGGACGGTGTCCGCGCGCGAGCTGTCGCGCTTTCACGGCCGGGTGGAGGTGGGGTACATGCTCGCCGAGGGGAGCCTGGGCCGCGGTCTGGGGACGCGGGCCGTGGCGCTCCTGCTCGAGCGGCTCTACACGATTCCCTCGCTCCACCACATCTGGCTCACCACCACGGTGGCCAACCTGGCTTCTCAAGGCGTGGCGCGCAAGCTGGGCTTCCGCCTGGAAGGCGTGCTGCGCGGCCATTGCATCGTCCAGGGCGAGCGGATGGATCAGCAGGTGTGGGGCCTGCTGCGGCCCGAGTGGGAGGCGCGGCGCGGCGAGCTGTCCTTGGAGCCCCCCCGGCGGTGA